The Phycisphaerales bacterium AB-hyl4 genome has a window encoding:
- a CDS encoding protein kinase → MAKVKQGNRFGPWEIISNEVSRGGNSRVWKVQHIDENDVTRAIKLLNPHRFGFERYQRFRDEVTFVLSNGNDGIMPILDQHLPESPSEEDRPWYVMPLATSISTLMDPSRSRLEVVVGILIPVAQTLVRLHGDGAAHRDIKPDNILSLDGRPVLSDFGLVDFPGKLDVTTPDERMGPALFVAPELLGDAADVDARPGDVYSFAKTLWVLAADKKWPLPGRLDIGDSRLRLGTYCSHAEVRLIEYLLDVATRTAPENRPTIVEMHKELTKWMELVSMPDDKKPAHLEDMKKRFAAFSAASRAKVTEHEESKKAANTAFDRLQPGVEWFLKQAASVAHGKRAKDWSLRKLPTAPGQSQTIVTRREDRLSTVNMTYGCYCQGAGGLFEALAVQIHAVAFADSTTEICLTLYLSTGRLTNRESSTPGIARIDANPPVPFNHHKTLWGTHCIEPTGSAALAATVKQISSDLCGQLEMALGELHALIQRQR, encoded by the coding sequence ATGGCCAAGGTAAAACAGGGAAATCGGTTCGGGCCGTGGGAAATCATTTCTAACGAGGTAAGCCGGGGTGGGAACTCGAGGGTTTGGAAGGTTCAGCACATTGACGAAAACGACGTTACTCGTGCAATAAAACTGTTAAACCCACATCGGTTTGGCTTTGAACGCTATCAGCGCTTTCGGGACGAGGTGACATTCGTCTTATCAAACGGGAATGATGGAATCATGCCAATCCTCGATCAACATCTTCCAGAAAGTCCGAGCGAAGAGGATCGACCTTGGTACGTTATGCCACTCGCTACCTCAATCTCGACTCTCATGGATCCATCACGATCTCGCTTAGAGGTTGTAGTCGGCATTCTGATACCGGTGGCCCAGACATTGGTTCGGCTACACGGCGATGGAGCAGCGCATCGTGATATTAAACCTGACAACATACTTTCTCTTGATGGCAGACCTGTTCTCAGCGATTTTGGGCTCGTCGATTTTCCCGGCAAGCTCGACGTGACGACACCTGATGAACGAATGGGGCCAGCACTTTTTGTCGCACCTGAGTTATTGGGCGACGCCGCAGACGTTGATGCCCGGCCTGGTGATGTGTACTCCTTTGCAAAGACGTTGTGGGTGTTGGCTGCTGACAAGAAATGGCCGCTTCCTGGTCGCCTCGACATCGGCGATAGCCGTTTGCGGCTGGGAACGTACTGCTCGCACGCAGAAGTGCGACTCATCGAGTATCTGCTTGACGTGGCAACACGTACTGCGCCAGAGAATCGGCCAACTATTGTTGAGATGCATAAAGAGTTGACGAAATGGATGGAGCTAGTGTCGATGCCTGATGACAAGAAGCCGGCACATCTTGAGGATATGAAAAAACGATTTGCTGCATTTTCTGCGGCGTCGCGGGCAAAGGTTACTGAACACGAAGAGTCGAAGAAAGCAGCCAACACTGCATTTGACCGGCTCCAGCCTGGTGTGGAATGGTTCCTCAAGCAAGCCGCATCAGTAGCTCATGGGAAGCGAGCCAAGGACTGGTCGCTTAGAAAGCTCCCAACCGCACCAGGACAGTCGCAGACAATTGTCACACGCCGCGAGGATCGCCTCTCGACCGTGAATATGACATATGGATGTTACTGCCAGGGAGCAGGCGGATTGTTCGAGGCACTGGCTGTGCAGATTCATGCCGTTGCGTTTGCTGACTCAACCACTGAGATATGCCTAACCCTCTACTTATCGACAGGACGACTAACGAACCGCGAAAGTTCAACACCGGGGATCGCTCGAATTGATGCAAATCCGCCCGTACCATTCAATCACCATAAAACGTTGTGGGGTACCCACTGTATTGAGCCAACGGGCAGCGCCGCCTTAGCGGCGACCGTCAAACAGATCTCCAGCGACCTCTGTGGCCAACTTGAGATGGCTTTAGGTGAGCTCCACGCGCTGATTCAGCGTCAGCGATGA
- a CDS encoding restriction endonuclease — MIASNWGILMPRRKSDADRFLDGLFAFLRAMPWWVGPPCILIAWILFAWVVPGVLNLLSGEDTEPFLQQFFGIVSDVSAMLAPFAAGFVAVLWLAALVRKAVDARRLDRQTGIDSIRALSWQDFEQLLAEAFRWQGYRVYITAAGADGGVDLVLEKAGRRTLVQAKQWKSWKVGVKIVRELLGVQVAQQADEVVLATSGQLTREATAFAEANGIRVIDGPQLAELIASVQHMPDKPAAPAATPAPSAQPPDPGTDATAPCPACGAAMVQRTARQGKHAGKSFWGCTTFPACRSTKAMT, encoded by the coding sequence ATGATCGCAAGTAACTGGGGGATCCTGATGCCGCGACGTAAATCGGACGCTGATCGTTTTCTGGATGGATTGTTCGCTTTCCTCCGCGCGATGCCGTGGTGGGTGGGGCCGCCGTGCATCCTGATCGCGTGGATCCTCTTCGCGTGGGTGGTGCCGGGCGTGCTCAACCTGCTCAGCGGTGAGGATACCGAGCCGTTCCTCCAGCAGTTCTTCGGCATCGTGAGCGACGTCTCCGCCATGCTCGCGCCGTTCGCCGCCGGCTTCGTGGCCGTGCTGTGGCTCGCCGCGCTGGTCCGGAAGGCCGTCGACGCCCGCCGCCTCGACCGCCAGACCGGCATCGACAGCATCCGCGCCCTCTCATGGCAGGATTTCGAGCAGCTGCTGGCCGAGGCGTTCCGTTGGCAGGGCTACCGCGTGTACATCACCGCGGCCGGCGCCGATGGCGGCGTTGACCTGGTTCTGGAGAAGGCCGGCCGACGGACGCTGGTGCAGGCCAAGCAGTGGAAGTCGTGGAAAGTCGGCGTCAAGATCGTGCGCGAGCTACTCGGCGTGCAGGTGGCTCAACAGGCGGATGAAGTGGTCCTGGCCACCAGCGGCCAGCTGACGCGCGAGGCCACCGCCTTTGCCGAGGCCAACGGCATCCGCGTAATCGACGGCCCCCAGCTGGCCGAGCTGATTGCCAGCGTTCAACACATGCCAGACAAACCGGCTGCGCCAGCAGCGACGCCGGCCCCGTCGGCCCAGCCGCCGGACCCGGGGACCGATGCCACGGCACCATGCCCCGCGTGTGGTGCCGCGATGGTGCAACGAACGGCCCGGCAGGGCAAGCACGCCGGCAAATCCTTCTGGGGCTGCACAACCTTCCCCGCGTGCCGCTCCACGAAGGCCATGACCTGA
- a CDS encoding AAA family ATPase encodes MTSIAFMERSIVMQRSSIQRIEALTELPVFPGYTASSQVPVLRKHNLIYGFNGCGKTTLSRVLGCLGTGQRHETWSKTSDFTVKLTDGTTLRPDSLNPEFAERVLVFNTDFVAQNFRWIEGEAAPILYLSKEQKHLSEAIETKQARKVLINRRQQRVMSIFRHVDKEFSEHKTERARLIANELGLGRRYIATNLTFDYKEYKPAVNNLIADDELASVRGVIKQDAPLPKLVPLPHPSISLHALVKDLHAIAHMTLGTISLEALQHHEAMVPWVKHGLEYHSHQQLTSCLFCGSELPPDRLQTLEAAIDDRYDDMTNNIRAFKQRAESLLDELDKLTSTLPSPNDLVESQRVHFTAIRSDLKSQIGAGRGYVKRAIELADTKIQSPHVRLDGAELPSQSLAEQWWEEFSSSVDAFNVIVESHNHEHDRFAENVEQAHAAIKKHYLAEEYSKYFDLKQAAARAEQLGKRLRARSRVLEEEIDELAQQMRQHGPAAVHINVMIYRYLGHKELEIAANENGYEIRRHGKVIVGPPSEGEKNAITLCYFFVMLEGEGRRRNNLVVVLDDPISSLDTRSMNYACGMIRSLNNVAQLIVMTHSVQVMNEVKKWMRRNTENEMARRGKDVNDATAAMFFIDTVQPNGSKSRRSRIVELPKHLRDYESEYHFLFHMILRFLSSEEERANYFFVMPNVLRKVLEVFLAFKLPGPDGLSSKVDQVARDASAIMMDEMRIRALERLAHVESHGDNIEDLVSTSSMTVEETKDAADALLQLIEGMDSEHKRRMCKQCQPT; translated from the coding sequence ATGACCAGCATCGCATTCATGGAAAGGTCGATCGTTATGCAGCGTTCGAGCATTCAGAGGATTGAAGCACTAACCGAGCTCCCTGTGTTCCCCGGGTACACCGCCTCGTCGCAGGTGCCAGTGTTGCGCAAGCATAATCTTATATACGGCTTTAATGGATGCGGTAAGACAACTCTATCACGGGTGCTTGGATGTCTCGGTACGGGACAACGTCATGAAACGTGGTCAAAAACGAGCGACTTCACAGTAAAGTTGACCGACGGCACCACTCTACGCCCAGATTCACTTAATCCAGAGTTCGCCGAACGCGTTTTGGTCTTCAACACGGATTTTGTCGCACAGAATTTTCGCTGGATCGAGGGCGAAGCCGCCCCCATTCTGTACCTGAGCAAAGAACAGAAGCACCTCTCTGAGGCAATCGAAACAAAACAAGCCAGGAAGGTTTTAATAAATCGTCGCCAACAACGTGTCATGTCGATATTCCGTCATGTAGACAAGGAGTTCTCCGAACATAAAACCGAACGTGCCCGGCTAATAGCGAACGAGTTAGGTTTGGGGCGACGTTACATCGCCACCAACCTTACCTTCGACTACAAGGAATACAAGCCGGCTGTGAACAACCTGATCGCCGATGATGAGCTCGCATCTGTGCGTGGGGTAATAAAACAAGACGCCCCATTGCCAAAGCTCGTACCGTTACCTCACCCCTCCATTAGCCTACATGCGCTGGTAAAGGATCTGCATGCCATCGCACACATGACGCTTGGGACGATCTCACTCGAAGCACTTCAGCATCACGAAGCGATGGTGCCGTGGGTGAAACACGGATTAGAGTACCACAGCCATCAACAGCTCACGTCATGCCTGTTCTGCGGCTCCGAGTTGCCTCCTGATCGGCTCCAGACACTCGAAGCAGCCATTGATGATCGCTATGACGATATGACCAATAACATTCGGGCATTTAAACAGCGAGCCGAGTCACTGCTCGACGAACTCGACAAATTGACGTCGACACTTCCGTCGCCAAATGATCTTGTGGAGAGTCAGCGGGTGCATTTCACTGCCATCCGTAGCGACCTAAAATCACAAATAGGTGCCGGCCGAGGATACGTGAAACGGGCCATTGAATTGGCCGACACAAAGATTCAATCACCACATGTCCGTCTTGATGGCGCCGAACTGCCGAGCCAGTCGTTGGCTGAACAATGGTGGGAAGAATTCAGCTCCTCGGTCGATGCGTTCAACGTGATTGTCGAATCCCACAATCACGAGCATGACAGGTTTGCAGAGAATGTTGAACAAGCTCATGCTGCAATAAAAAAGCATTACTTGGCAGAAGAGTACTCCAAGTATTTCGATCTGAAGCAAGCGGCCGCCAGAGCGGAGCAGCTTGGCAAAAGACTTCGTGCTCGTAGCCGTGTGCTTGAAGAGGAGATTGACGAGCTTGCACAGCAGATGCGTCAGCATGGTCCGGCAGCAGTACACATCAACGTAATGATCTACAGATATCTGGGACACAAAGAGCTTGAAATCGCCGCTAATGAGAACGGGTACGAGATACGGCGACATGGCAAAGTCATCGTGGGACCACCAAGTGAAGGTGAAAAGAATGCGATCACCCTCTGCTATTTCTTTGTGATGCTTGAAGGCGAAGGGCGAAGACGGAATAACCTCGTTGTTGTTTTAGATGATCCTATCTCAAGTCTCGACACGCGGTCGATGAACTACGCGTGCGGAATGATTCGATCCCTGAACAATGTCGCGCAATTGATTGTCATGACACATAGTGTTCAGGTAATGAATGAGGTTAAAAAATGGATGCGGAGAAACACCGAGAATGAGATGGCAAGACGAGGCAAGGATGTTAACGACGCAACTGCGGCAATGTTTTTCATTGATACCGTACAGCCGAACGGCAGCAAGTCACGTCGATCGAGGATTGTGGAGCTGCCCAAGCATCTGCGTGACTATGAGTCCGAATATCATTTCTTGTTTCATATGATTCTGAGGTTCCTATCGTCCGAAGAAGAACGCGCGAATTATTTCTTCGTAATGCCAAACGTGCTACGAAAGGTGTTAGAGGTATTTCTGGCTTTCAAACTGCCGGGGCCAGACGGATTAAGTAGTAAGGTCGACCAGGTCGCGCGGGATGCCTCCGCAATCATGATGGATGAGATGCGGATTCGTGCGCTGGAGCGGCTTGCGCACGTTGAATCGCACGGTGACAATATCGAGGATCTGGTCTCCACGTCCAGCATGACTGTAGAAGAGACAAAGGATGCTGCCGACGCGCTGCTTCAGTTAATTGAAGGGATGGATTCAGAGCATAAGCGGCGTATGTGTAAGCAATGCCAGCCCACGTAA
- a CDS encoding ImuA family protein: MRAVPHDLVQLTERVRAIEQAGGGGGASASQVVTGWTAVDAALGGGLVAGVVHEWFGGEPAGPGQAADEAPPLTVLMHLARQAMGGGPRGGWCVWVGRGCWPHPHGLVDEQAAVLERCLWVDPPTAAFRVWAIDLAARCAGVAVVVADGSGLDMAATRRLQLAAEAGGTLVLLARPAKERVKRSAASTRWAVTPAVSDTNTPRWELALWRCKGVQQRVGQEGQQTVWWLEGKHTRGKGLVVIPTAPDDRPPPEVAPSEAAEPGPASPSVEARQRRA; the protein is encoded by the coding sequence ATGCGTGCCGTTCCTCACGATCTTGTGCAGTTGACCGAGCGGGTTCGAGCGATCGAACAGGCCGGCGGTGGCGGTGGCGCTTCAGCTTCGCAGGTCGTGACCGGCTGGACGGCGGTGGATGCGGCGCTGGGCGGCGGGCTGGTGGCCGGGGTGGTGCACGAGTGGTTTGGCGGGGAGCCGGCGGGGCCGGGGCAGGCGGCGGACGAAGCCCCACCGCTGACGGTGCTGATGCACTTGGCTCGGCAGGCGATGGGCGGTGGGCCGCGCGGGGGTTGGTGTGTGTGGGTGGGCCGGGGGTGCTGGCCACATCCGCATGGGCTGGTGGATGAGCAGGCGGCCGTGCTGGAGCGATGCCTGTGGGTGGATCCGCCGACGGCGGCGTTTCGGGTGTGGGCGATCGACCTGGCGGCGCGGTGTGCGGGGGTGGCGGTGGTGGTGGCCGATGGCAGTGGGCTGGACATGGCGGCGACGCGGCGGCTGCAGCTGGCGGCGGAGGCGGGCGGGACGTTGGTGTTGCTGGCGCGGCCGGCGAAGGAGCGGGTGAAGCGGTCGGCGGCGAGCACGCGGTGGGCGGTCACGCCGGCGGTCAGCGACACGAACACGCCGCGGTGGGAGTTGGCATTGTGGCGCTGCAAGGGTGTGCAGCAGCGGGTCGGCCAGGAGGGCCAGCAGACAGTGTGGTGGCTGGAAGGAAAACACACCCGTGGGAAAGGTCTTGTCGTTATACCTACCGCACCTGACGATCGACCGCCCCCGGAAGTTGCACCCTCGGAAGCTGCCGAACCAGGCCCGGCATCGCCTTCCGTCGAGGCAAGGCAGCGGCGGGCGTAG